Genomic segment of Heliangelus exortis chromosome 7, bHelExo1.hap1, whole genome shotgun sequence:
GGATGGGTTTGGACCCTTGGTTACACACCTTTACAGTTTCACACCTACAAACCTTTCACAGTTACACACCTTTAACCCCAGAAGCAGCCTGGCTAAACAACTGCGTGGGACACTACAACCACCGCTActtcttctccttctgcctGTTCATGACCATGGGCTGCATCTactgcagcatcagcagctgGGAGATGTTCCGGGATGCCTATGCAGCCATCGAGGTGAGCAGGCAGGCCCTGGCCCTCACCCTGCTGTGcaccctgcctgcctgggctCCCTGGACTGAGCTTGCAGAACAAGGCTGGGCCAGACATGGCCTTCTGGTGACTTTGCTTCCACTCTCCTGTGAGGTCCCCAGTTGCCCTGGTCCTGCAGGGGGGTGAGGGAGAAGGGCCCTGCCTTCTGAGACACCTAACTGGTGCCCTGTTTTCCATCCCCCTAGAAAATGAAACTACTTGAGAAGGAGAGACTGCAGGTGGCTGCCAACCAGGTGGGACATCCCTGcgtcccagctgctcccaggtggtgtggggcagagctgccctgtATGCTGGGTCTTGCTTGGGGtcctgctcctcaggagctCCCCACAGCCAGAGCTAGTCCCCACGCTCATCTCATGTATtggagagctggggctggctgggcagCTCTGCTACAGTCACCCCGTCCAGCAGTTTAGGGTGTGCTTCCCTGTGCACCCAGCTTCTAGGGGCTTTGGCTGGTGGCAGCTGCATGGCATGTGCTGCTCAggccctgctctcctggagaagctgtaGCAGTGCATGCACATCTCACCCTCAGCATCAGCTGTGGTGTGGTGCAGTCCTGACCAGTCCTGCCCAAGGATGCTCTCTGACCCCTGGCCCACTGCTTCTCACCCCTGTGCCAGCTCTCAAGTGTCTGTCTGTCTTGTGGTTGTCCCTATCACCTTGGTTGTTGTGTTGGTTTCAGCCGCAATCCTTTTTAGCTCAGCATCACTGAAGGCTGCAGCAGTCCCCTTGTGGGGCTCTAAGCTATAAAGCAGTCTGGGTAATCCCACCTCCCTTTGGTCCTTTTTCAGACCTACTACCAGACCCCACCACCCACCTTTTCCTTTGGCCAGCGAGCTTTCCACAAGAGCGTGGTCTACCTCTGGGTCCTCTGCAGGTAACGGGGCCCAGGGACTTGCtgcaggggtgctgggggagcagcGTGCAGCCCTGACTGTGACATTGCTCACCCTCTACCTCCCCTGGGGTGGGCTGACCTGCTCTAGCTCTGGCCTCGACCCAGAGAGACTGCAGCTCTGTCACAGGATTAGAGCAGCTCACCCACTTACGCAGCCCTTAacagctgtggcagcagggaaggaaggcCTGCATGCAACCTGCTGTCCCTTGCTGTCCCCAGCTCAGTTGCTCTGGCCCTGGGTGCCCTCACGCTGTGGCATGCTGCCCTCATCACGCGTGGGGAAACCAGCATTGAGCGGCACATCAACAAGAAGGAGAGGCAGCGACTGCAGAAAAAAGGCAAGGTGAGCACAGCCCAGTGCGGGAGGGTTGGCTATGGCAGATCCAGGTGTGACGTGCTTCTCCCTGGCTGGCAGGTCTTCAGGAACCCCTACAGTTACGGAGGCTGGGATAACTGGAAGGTGTTCCTGGGCGTGGACCTACCAAGGTAAAGCCCCTGCTTGGGAGGGTGGTGGCTCAGAGAGCACatggggggtgctgggacattGGGGCTCTCCCTGTGCAGTTGGGGGAAGAGCAGGACAGCAAATATCCCATGGTGTGTGATGCAAGGAACAGAGGACCCAGGCATCAGCTACCTTGTGACTTCTTAACCCTGTCTGGTGGCAAGCTTTGGCCTTCCCAGCACCCCTTTGCCAAGAGAGCCCCAGCTGAGCTCAGCAATGGTGGCAGCTGAGGAACTCAGGCTCACAGCcctgcctcagctctgcagagcagatgaGCACAAAGACTCAAGCCTGTTGCTGCATCCTCATTCCTCTCCCCACAGGCACTGGCTCACCCGTGtcctgctgccctctcctcacctACCCCATGGGTCAGGCCTGAGCTGGGACCTGCCACCCTGTGTGAAGGAGCACCACACGCCGCTCCTGGCCCTCTgaggctcagctgctgcagccatcCCTCCCCGCAGGCAGGGGAGTGCACAGAGGACCTGCTCTGCCACGGCTGCTCTTTGGCCCAAGTGCCAAGGTGAGTGCTGGCACGTACTGCTGACTGGAGCCATGGGAAACCTTGGACAGTGTTGGTGCCTGGACACCTAATCTTGGCTCCTTGGTGGCTGCGGGCAGCCTCGGGGaaggtggcagagctgctgctccccactcTAGCACAAGGTGCTGCCCCATCTAGCACAGGTACTGCCCAGCTCACtctccagcagggctgggtgcagAGGATAGCACCGCTGCCCCAAGCACTCCCAGGGAGCCTTTTTAACACCATccaataaataattaaattttttttttctaagtgagCCTGGCTCTTTTCCTTGGTGGGAGGTGCAGGAGAGGGAACTCCATAATTTCCCAGTGTGGCAAGAGTAAGGGCCTGTGACCAGCAGCACCTTTAGCTACTTGGCATACAGACAGGCATTGGGGTCCCAGCCCGGGCAGCTCAGAGACCCTCTGCACCATTACCAAAACAGATAAATTTATTCCTCTGGTAAGCAGGTTGCACACACCGTATGAGTGCACGCAGGCCTGCCCTCTCCATCAAACTTGTCGAGTCTGTCCATCACtgtccctggctgcagcagaggctgGGCAAGCCACGAGCGgcacagctccttccctctggcagtgctgggaaggtgctgcagtgagaggtgctgctggctggccCCCAcactcccagccccagctcttgGGGCAGTACTGGGCTCTGAGGGTCCATGGCATCAGTTGGATGGCTTGGCGGGTGAGCGGGGGCCCAGTCAGATTGTCAGTCAGCACAGGGAGGGGATGCAGGGTGCTCACCTGCCTGGGCTCCCAAGCAGGAACCTGTGGAGACAAAGATGGTGCCATCAGCCAAATCCCCAATATGCCAGCacctctccagctccagctACACGCACTCACCATTCCCCCCGTGCTGCCACTGCCTCCCTCCGCACCAGCCTCTTCTTGTCATCCAGAGGCTTGGCCAGAGCCCGGATAACTCGGGCCTTGTAGGGGAGGAGCTGTAGGATAGACAGGGCTCTTAGTGAGAGCTGCACTCCCAGGAGGAGGTGTGGGACCCCTTTGTCCCTCTTaacaagcagcagcaggcagcagactGCTGCAGGAGCACTTACCACTACTGTGGGTAGGCTGGTGAGCGCATGGGCACAGCGCAGGGCGGCGATGCGGACATCCTGAAACAAAAAGGGATGAGCAtagggaaggaggcaggagcaggggagagggcttgggttgggaggggggggcaTGCACCATGGTGGGGCTGGAGGCGAGACTGAGGAACTTGGTGACCAGTGTGTCAATGTGCAGGCTCATGATCTGGGGAGCTTCAAGCATCAGTGGCTGGAGGCAGCTCAGTGTGGAGAGCTGCACTACGCGGTCTGAGCAGGACAAGGCCTCgagcaggagagaaagcagctgcaggtggGGAGGACACCACCAGATATGAGTAACTCCCAGCTATTAACAGCCCCCCTCCCACCAAGGCTGGCTCTCACCGTAGGCAGCTCTGTCACCAGCACGGGCTTGGGGAGGTGGTTGAGCACGTGGGACAGGCCCTTCAGGTAATTGGCCTTGATGTCTGTGGAAAGCAGAAATGGTTACAGACAgccaggggaaggaggggacaCCTCTGGTACTTTGGGTAAGAGGTGATGGAGTGGCTGCTCACCAGGACCAGCGCTGTGGAATCCCTGCACCAGCTTGGGGACGTTGTCAGTGAAGAAGCGCTGGCGGAACATGATGCGCACATCAGCGTGACAGTTCTTGTGCAGCACGTCGGGAGTCTCTGCCATCAGCAGGGAGAAGCCATCAGCTGCCGCAGGACCCAGTTCTGTGTCGCCCAGCAggcccagcagctgcagggggagAGAGCCCTGAGACAGGGCACCCTGCTGCAGGGGTCCTGACTAGCTGTGGGTGCAGCGGGAAGGTGCCTTGGACATGACCCAGCCCCGCTGCTGCCTACCTTGTCTGTCAGGCAGGAGGTCAGGGGGTGGTAGCGCAAGACCAGGGCTTTCGTCACctgtggggcagagcagagTCAGTGCCAGGCCAGGACCCCGGCTCCCACACCCAGGGCTGCCCTTacccagagcagcagggtgAGTGCCTGCATTCGTCGGGGGCCCTCTGCAAGGCTGGGCTCCATCCTGTTCATTGCAAGCTGCAGAATCTcatccagctgctgccctggggacacagaaGAGACAGAGTGAACCACTCTCCTGCCAGCAGTGGGCAAGGACCCATGGTGGCCTGCCCAGCCCTCTTACCTGCTGGGTGCTTGTTCACCAGTCCTGCGAAGCACTTGGCAGCCGTGGTGGCAGTGAAGGAGCAGTTACAGGAGCAGCTCAGTGCCAGTAGCTCCCGGAGCAGCCGCTCCTGCTGAGGAATTGCCACCTGGAAAAAACACATAGCATGCTacagcccagggctgcagctgctcccctcTTCTACCCATGGAGCCTGCTGTAGACCTGGGTAGGAGGATCCTTTGTCAAGacccttcttccttctgctccccACCAACTTACATTGCGAGGCAAGGAGCAGACAAAAGCCATCAGGAGGATGACCAGACGTCTCTGTGCCTCCAAGCACTCCCCATGCTGCAGGGGAAGAACAGTACCAGTGTCACCAACAGTCCTTGCTGACTGCCTGTGTCAACATCCTCATTCCCTGTTCCTGTTCTGGCACCCCAGCCCCAAGCATGTAACATACCtcaaagggctggaaggagcatGGAAAACTGTTCTGGGGCAGGAAGGAAACCTCTCCATCCAGGAAGAGGGGCACCACATGAGACACACTCTGGGCAGCCAGCCTAGGAGAAAGGAGACATCGCAATGTGCTGCTCTGGGAGGGTCACTAGGTTGCTCCCAGTGACAATAGCAGGGGGATGACAGAGTGCCCTGCATCCTGCCCCAGCATCACTCACTCCGGGCTCAGGTGGGTGGTGGCAGCGCTGATGACCGGGACCATGGCAGCCAGCACCTCCTCGTCCAGCAGTGCCTTGCCCAGTGGCCGGTGGGTGCTCTCTGCAGGCAGCGAGAGGAAGGGGACACGCTGGAGCCCGCTGCCCCGACGAGGAGGCTGGCACAGCCCTTGGACCCACACTGCTCGGTCTCCGGCAGGGCCGGCAGTGCTCGCAGTTGccagggggaggcagcagcagcacgtGCTGTGGTACCCTGGACCTCAAGGAATTGCCtgccctcccctttcccctcttccacaCCTACCTTGCAAGGCAGCCTGCACAGCCATGGCCAGCAGGCAGGGCACCACAGTCTGATGATAGTACCAGCAGCCCTGCACatcctgctggcactgcagggcCACACGGTGCAGGCTCTGGCACACAGAGACCATCTCCTGGGCATCCCCGCCCTGGCTCCCTGCAGGACACAGTCACCATCACGTCACACAGTTGCAGCACTCACCCCCTGATGTGCACCGGGACCCCTGGGCATttcagctctccctgctccccctccaCTGGTGGGCTTCACACCCCAGATCCTCGAACCACCACCATCCCCAGTCTCTCCTACCACCAGCAACATAATGGAAGCAGCTCCTGTCCTGATGCCTTCAGTGGAGCAGCCTTCTGCAAGCTGCATTACCTTTCTGCACCTTCCggagatgctgcagcaggacTGGGACAGTCTCCCTCACAATGCCGGTGTGGGTGGACACGGCTGCCAGGGCTCGCAGGCAGCGCTGCCGCAGTGAGCAGTGGTGGTGGGAGCTCTCCTCCCCCGGCTCTGAAGAGGAAATACACttcagggggtgctggggtgacCCCAGGCCCGCCTGCCCAAAAGCATTCATGGCCTAGAGCCTGCCAGCATGGATGGGGTGAAGCAGCATGGCAGAACAACTAGCCGGTGCCAGGCCCAGAGCATGCTGCCCACTGTGGCTGGGCATCTCCTCCCCACACAGGATggctgccagcaccaggcacAGCCTTCTGTGTGCCAGCTCCACAGTGCCTGCACTGGGAACACCCTGAGCCACTGACCTATGCCATacagcacagccccactgccTGGTAGAAGCCGAGTGGGAATGGGACAAGATTCAACCCAAACAAGACCACCATTCCCTTTCCAAGGATGCCAGCCCTACCTGACTGCAGCTCCTCTTGAAGCCTGGGTACCATGCGTTCAGAGAAAACCTTTGGGTAGAAAGGGGCCAGAGATCCAGCTGCCTCCATCGCTGCTTCACTGCCAGAGGGAACAGAGAAGGAGGGGTGATGTGAGTACTGCAAACCCAAGGCTGTTTGTACACCAGCTGCGGAGATCTAGGCCAGAAGGTGCCTCAAGATACCCATTTCTCATCAATCTGCCTTTTTCATCATACTGGCAGGAAGAGCCCCTTTGACAGGCCTagattttctcatttctagCCCATAAGTTGTTTGGTTCTTTGCTCTTGAACTCACATGGGTAGTTCAGACAGTTCCTGTGCCTTCCTCCAGACTACAGCCCACCTCTGCAGCAGACAGGCTTTGTTCCTCTCCCCAGAACCATGTGTGACTGCAGTGGCACCAGCCCACCTCTCACCTGCTCTGGGAATCCTCCTCATGCAGAGCAAGACGGATGAGGTGATCCACAACCAGCTCCAGgtcagagggagagaggaagccTGGAACAAGAGCCATAGAAGaatcctgccagcagcccagcatCTTCCCCCTGTTCAGGCTAGCAGCAACACAGCAGCATGACAAACAGCAGGTACATGATGCCCAGCACAAACAGACAAGAGAGAGGCCAAGTGTCCCTGGAGCTCATGGCCTGGGTAGAAAATGCTGCAGGCAaggatgtcccagcacccacgTGGCACAATGACTCCCTGAGCAGGGTGACACCTCCCTCTGTATTCCCCAGGAAAACAAGGAACCAACCTTGTAGGGAGCCCAGGACAGTCAGTGCCCTGACCCCAaccagctgcagctgcacacTGGGATCTGTCAGGGCCGAGAACACCACAGAGCAAACCGGGGCTCGGAGCAATAGCAAAGTGCTCTCATCTGGAGAGAGAGGCACAGTGTCACTGCCTGCACCTGGCTGTCACCTCACAGACACCACCTTGGCACCTGACAGACCCCTTCTGGGGCCCTGCCGGTTGCACAAACAGCTCCCAGGTCAGTGagctttccttctctgtcaACACACAGGAAGGTGAGGTCAGAGCTAGCAGtcccctgggacatgagtgCCTCCAGAGGGACCAGCCAACTTCACCTTCTTCCACATGTCCCCAATTCTGCTTCAGCTCCAGGAAGCTTAGGAGCATTTCCAGGATTGTCCTCCTCTGactgctctgcagggacacaaAGGCATAACCCAGATCACTGTCACTGCTGTGCCAGATCACCTGTGCCTCAGTCTGGTGATGTGAGGGTGTGTAGAGGATGCCCACCACAGCCAGGAATGGACCCCCAACTTTGACACCCTGCTCCAGCCAAGCCTTGCAGAGCCAGTGGGTGCCTTCAGCCCTGCCATCTGTGGCTGCAGGGCCCGGAGTGCTCCTGACCTGTGTATGCTTGTTGtactgctccagcagcaggggcaaGACGCTGCGGGTGACGCGATGGTAGGCGCGGATGGAGGCACCcgctgctgcctgcaggagtTTGGCACTTGGCCACACCAGCTTCATGTCGGGCTCACACAGATGGTGCCTGCAATCTGAGATAGGTCAagcatcagctgcagcagcacaacccCTCTGCCTCACGTGTGGGGCCACAGCCACTGTCTGGGCCAGGACGTGCCGCTGGGGCGCAGCTcggagcagcagcaggattttcctggcagagctgcttcccccagctctgagcacaCAGCTCAGCTTCAGACAGGGCAATCCCAGCAGAAAGGGAAGCAACTCAATCCAGGAGGCATTTCCTACTGtgcctcttctcccttcctgcaGCCAGCTACCTTGGAGAGGCCAACAGTGGCTGGGAGGGCTAGAGAGAGAGGTGGCTTCAAAAGGAACAAGCTAGGAGGATGCTTGCAGGCCGGGCTGTCTGGAGCAGGGTAGGTCTCTCTGATAACTACCTtgcaggatggtgctgaggaAGGAATCCAGAAGATCTTCAGCgtcagagctgagcacagagcgggagaggcaggcagagagggCGTGCAGTGCAGTCAGGCACTCAGCCTCCACCTTCTCACTCGCTGTCTGGAACACCTACAGGAGATGCCATAGGATGAGCTAAGCTCCATGCTGACCCTGACCACAGGCTTCATGCTCCCAATGAAGGCTTGAAGGGCTTCAACTCCCACCTCACTTCCCACATGCTCTGAACATGCAGTGTGACATTTCCCAGCCCTAGGGACATGCTGATATTGCTGGCATATCTCCTGACTTTTCAGCTAGGGCTGTCCAAGGCCACAGGTTGGGGCTGCTGGGAGATGTTGAGCTTTCCTGGTCTGGCTGTGAactcctgctcagcagcaggaggctAACAGTGGTGGAACACTTGTTAGGGGTCTTGCCGTACTCACCTCCCTGCGCAGAGATGACCAGAGGCTGGTGAGgaattcctgcagctccttctgtCCATAGATGGCACAGCAGGCAGTCTGCAAGAGGAAGCCAGGAGAAAGGATCAGAGAGAAGCCAGTACCAGGAGGACacagagcagggatgctgcctgtCCTGGCAGGCTTGTGCTGAACTGCACGAACCActccagggagaggggaaaagaggaaagagtgATGCAGGCCAAACCAGGCCCCTGGAAATTGTGGCTCTGTGAGGGAGTCTCTGGTTGGCAGGGAGAAGTGGCTGCTGGCTGCTACTGccacagcccagctgcaggctgAAGGGAGTAGGGAATCCCTCCTTACCAGAGTCTGCAGGGAGTCAAGCTTGGCACTTTGCAGGTCTGAGTCCATTTTCTCAatgagcagagggagcagaaactgcaaaaagaGACACTTAGCCTACACTTGACACCACCTTGTCCATGACTCTGCAAGACTGCAAGCTCAGCCTCTgacaggagagcagaggtggAAGGATAAGCAGAGGTGTCAGTGTAAGCACCCTCCCCACGTCCAGCCTCAGCAGGAGACAGGGTGCTGTAAGTGCAGGTTCCACGTTCCAATTGTTTCCATCCCACATAGccacagcaggcaggagctgcagtaCTATGAGATGCAGCCTGTGCTCAGGGAACAACAGGGTGCTGAAGAACCCTCCAGGCACCTCTTACCTCAGCAAATTGGGCCGTAGAGGCCAGTACGGCCCGGAGGCTCATGATCAGGTCTTCTCTCTGTATGCCATGAGGGTCATTAGGGGgctggaaaggaagaagagagcagGTCACCCACCAATCTGGAAACCTCCCAAACCAGCCATCACTTGAGGCTGCATCACCTCATCTACAGCAAGGCAGCAGCGATGTCAGTCACTGCAGCCAGCCTGGCACCAGCCTGTCAGTCTGGGGACCACAGCTCgcagctcagcactgctcagcCAAGACTCTTGTCCACCCTCTCCTCCCATTCCCTGGAGGGGACACAACCCTCTGAGAAAAGACcagaagaatcatagaatcatagaattggctgggttggaagggacctcagagatcatcaagtccaacccttgatccactactgctgcagttcccagcccatggcactgagtgccacatccaggctctttttaaatatctccagggatggagaatccactacttcccagggcagcccattccaatgcctgatcaccctctcggtaaagaaattctttctaatgtccaacctaaacatccCCCGAAACAGGTTGTGACATGAGGCAGACTCACTCACTGGAGTAAAATCAATGGGGAAGTAGCAGGATGTAACTTCAAACAGCTCCTCCACAAAGGGACCTgcaaagagaggagagagggagtgagcagagatgctgggcaagagaggcacagcagctctgcttagCACCCATGACAGGCTGGCACTTCACCTATTAAAGCATGTCAGGGACCAGCCCAGCCCTGATCAGACCAAACAGCCATCCTTTCAACAGCTCAAAGCAAAGCAACATGTCTCCCAgtcagctctgcacagcaggcACTGGCTCACCCAGGGCGTAGTTCTTGGCAATGATATCCCGTACAATCTGGAAGGCCACCAGCAGATTGCGGGGATCCTTCTCCCCATCCATCACCTGGATGAAGCCAAAGGTGAAGTCAGCACCCAGACCCTTCAGCTCTGCAAAAAGAGGGAGCATGAGCAGGCACAGGACACCAGACCTCACCAACATGTCACAAAATCAGCCCAGTTTCCCCAGTCCTGAAGCCCTTCCAGCTCTCCCCAGACAGACCACAGAGccctcagaaaaagcaaaagtgaGACATTTTCCCAGCCCAGGCAAGCTCAGAGTAGTTCTGGCACCTGCCCCCTCACCTTCCTCCCTGGTGCCCATGAAGTTTGTGATGATTCTGTAGACTGTGTGGCGGTCCAGCTGCATCAGGGActggaggaaggagcagagcaatCAAAACAAGCCTCTGCACATGGCAGCACTGCTATCCCACCACCCAAGGGCAGGATCCCCAGCAGCTTAGGTACTGCTTCCTGGCATGCAGATCCTGTTTGTCACATGCAAAGTGTGCACGTGCCTATGCAATGGCATCTGAACACACCAGGTCTACATGTGCTGCCCAAGGCCCTGCCAGTGCAAACAATCTCAAATTGGAGGTGAATCTGGGGGCACTTAAACACAGCCTGGAGGacagagcaaaagaaataattcccCCAGGGCTGAGAAAAGGGAGGACAAGAGCCAAAAAGGATCCTTGGCTGCTGTCTGCCTCCCACCCTGCAGTGAGCCATGCTATTGCTAAGCTCTGCAGAAgcactgcactgctgctgcaggatgcactgcactgcactgctgaACATCAACCCTCAGGGTGGGTGGGCAATCCCCAGATACCCAGGgagtggggagcagggatggaagGATGGGAAATCACATTGCTCACCTGCACATGTACTTCCTGGAAGATGGCTTTGAGCACAGACACTGCTAGCCCTGAGGGCAGCAACTCACACATGCTCTggggacaggaaaagaaaagcaagactATGATGGCAGCCTTGTACCAGAGCTCCTCCCTCTGTACAGCAGCTACCTGCAGTGCCTTCTCCTACAACAGGGAGAACTCAAGCCCCCTACAGACAGGACAAAATGCCTGCCACCTGGAATGGCTGGGGAATTCTAGCCCCAACACCAGCATGAGGCAGGGAATCAAGGCAGAAATCTGcaaggggcagagcaggagcacagaGGAAATAGGACAATGCTGCAAGGCAAGAGCTTATAGCCCAGCTGGGTCCCACTCAACACACTGCTCCAACTGGTACCCAGGTGCTGGAGCTCCCCAGCACCGCTCTGGTGGCTTGGGGACACGAGCTCACCAGTGCTTGAAGTCCCTGG
This window contains:
- the ZDHHC16 gene encoding palmitoyltransferase ZDHHC16 isoform X4 → MRSQQRVFAAVMRLLLKCLRLGRRRRLKLVRQAEQLWHYWHLCLRSLLYNSFTNGDVVLDSLFEPIYWLVDHITRWFGVVFVALVISLTSSIVAIVYICLLPLILQTYTPSWICWHLAYGHWNLVMIVFHYYMAITTSPGHPPQAKDNLTGVSICRKCIAPKPARTHHCSICNRCVLKMDHHCPWLNNCVGHYNHRYFFSFCLFMTMGCIYCSISSWEMFRDAYAAIEKMKLLEKERLQVAANQTYYQTPPPTFSFGQRAFHKSVVYLWVLCSSVALALGALTLWHAALITRGETSIERHINKKERQRLQKKGKVFRNPYSYGGWDNWKVFLGVDLPRHWLTRVLLPSPHLPHGSGLSWDLPPCVKEHHTPLLAL
- the ZDHHC16 gene encoding palmitoyltransferase ZDHHC16 isoform X2, which translates into the protein MRSQQRVFAAVMRLLLKCLRLGRRRRLKLVRQAEQLWHYWHLCLRSLLYNSFTNGDVVLDSLFEPIYWLVDHITRWFGVVFVALVISLTSSIVAIVYICLLPLILQTYTPSWICWHLAYGHWNLVMIVFHYYMAITTSPGHPPQAKDNLTGVSICRKCIAPKPARTHHCSICNRCVLKMDHHCPWLNNCVGHYNHRYFFSFCLFMTMGCIYCSISSWEMFRDAYAAIEKMKLLEKERLQVAANQTYYQTPPPTFSFGQRAFHKSVVYLWVLCSSVALALGALTLWHAALITRGETSIERHINKKERQRLQKKGKVSTAQCGRVGYGRSRCDVLLPGWQVFRNPYSYGGWDNWKVFLGVDLPRHWLTRVLLPSPHLPHGSGLSWDLPPCVKEHHTPLLAL